In Prunus dulcis chromosome 1, ALMONDv2, whole genome shotgun sequence, the following are encoded in one genomic region:
- the LOC117615472 gene encoding beta-glucuronosyltransferase GlcAT14A, which yields MGAEKKWLLTLFSATFLSLLLLLLSSISAFSSPKPFPSIVQHGSHYPPAFAYYIWGGRGDRGRILRLLLAVYHPRNRYLLHLSADESEDERRRLASAIKAVPAIRAFGNVDVVGKPDRITYMGSSNIATTLRAAAILLKVDSGWDWFVTLSAMDYPLITQDDLSHVFSSVRRDLNFIDHTSDLGWKELHRVQPIVVDPGLYLARRSQIFHATEKRKTPDAFKIFTGSPWVILSRSFLEFCILGWDNLPRTMLMYFTNVMLSQEGYFHSVICNSPEFKNTTVNSDLRYMIWDTPPKMEPHFLNISDYDQMVQGGAAFARQFQKDDPVLDVVDEKILKRGRSRAAPGAWCSGWKSWWMDPCSQWGDANILKPGPQAKKFEESITNLLDDWTAQSNQCQ from the exons ATGGGAGCTGAGAAGAAATGGCTCCTAACGCTCTTCTCGGCTacattcctctctctcctcctcctcttgcTCTCTTCCATCTCTGCCTTCAGCTCACCCAAACCCTTCCCTTCAATTGTCCAGCACGGCTCTCACTACCCGCCCGCTTTCGCTTACTACATATGGGGCGGCCGGGGCGATAGGGGTCGGATCCTCCGGCTATTGCTCGCCGTCTATCATCCGAGAAATCGCTACTTGTTGCATCTCTCGGCTGATGAATCTGAAGATGAGCGGCGCCGCCTTGCCTCGGCCATCAAGGCGGTGCCAGCAATTCGAGCATTTGGGAATGTGGATGTGGTGGGCAAGCCTGATCGAATCACCTACATGGGCTCTTCGAATATTGCCACCACGTTGCGCGCTGCGGCGATTTTATTGAAGGTTGACAGTGGATGGGATTGGTTCGTCACTTTGAGTGCTATGGATTACCCACTTATCACTCAGGACG ACCTGTCTCATGTGTTCTCCTCTGTTAGAAGAGATCTCAATTTCATTGATCACACCAGTGACCTTGGATGGAAAGA gTTGCATAGGGTCCAGCCAATTGTAGTTGATCCAGGGTTATACCTAGCCCGGAGGAGCCAAATTTTCCATGCTACAGAGAAGCGGAAAACTCCTGatgcttttaaaatattcacaG GTTCCCCATGGGTCATCCTGAGCAGATCCTTTCTGGAATTTTGCATTCTTGGTTGGGATAACCTTCCCCGGACCATGCTCATGTACTTTACGAATGTGATGTTGTCCCAGGAAGGATATTTTCATTCTGTTATATGCAATTCACCAGAGTTTAAGAACACTACTGTGAACAGTGATTTAAGATACATGATCTGGGATACTCCCCCCAAAATGGAACCCCACTTCCTCAATATCTCGGATTATGATCAAATGGTTCAAGGTGGAGCTGCTTTTGCCCGACAATTCCAGAAAGATGACCCTGTGCTGGACGTGGTTGATGAAAAGATCCTCAAGCGTGGGCGAAGTCGAGCTGCCCCAGGGGCATGGTGCTCAGGCTGGAAAAGCTGGTGGATGGATCCATGCTCTCAATGGGGTGATGCAAATATCTTGAAGCCGGGGCCCCAAGCGAAGAAATTTGAAGAGTCGATTACTAACCTTCTTGATGACTGGACTGCGCAATCAAATCAATGCCAATGA
- the LOC117615127 gene encoding pentatricopeptide repeat-containing protein At1g71060, mitochondrial, translating to MGLSRFFNLVSKPSKKPINSFLPFPNLRSTPTSQTGSHSSFTTSLQSIKFTNFTRNRTLHTENPSGFLSNRTGGFYRAIHDGLGKTQVPDEASDKIPGANNREITEDAERICRILSTSNSKSPIDRFLDGASVEVSPALVVEVLKKLSNAGVLALSFFRWAEKQKGFKHTMESYNALIEALGKIKQFKMIWELVNDMKSKGLLSKETFALISRRYSRAKKVKEAIETFEKMEKFGMKVEGSDFNRLIDTLSKSRQVEKAQEVFDKMKHTRFKPDIKSYTILLEGWGQEQNFLRLNEVYREMKDEGFDPDVVTCGILINAHCKAKKYDEAIDLFREMEAKNVKATPHIFCILINGLGSERRLSEALEFFELNKASGFEPEAPTYNALVGAYCWSMRMHDAFRVVEEMRKCGIGPNPRTYDIILHHLVKARRTEQAYSVFQQISREPSCEPTVSTYEILVRMFCNEDQVDMALRVWDQMKTKGVLPGMHMFSTLINSLCHENKLDDACKYFQEMLDVGIRPPAQMFSNLKQALLDEGRKDDVISFGLKIDRLRKSPLVGLR from the coding sequence ATGGGTCTCTCTCGATTTTTCAATCTTGTATCAAAACCATCCAAAAAGCCCATCAATTCCTTCCTTCCGTTCCCCAATCTTCGTTCAACGCCAACCAGTCAAACTGGTTCTCACAGTTCATTTACGACTTCACTACAAAGCATCAAATTCACAAACTTCACTCGTAATCGAACACTACATACTGAAAATCCATCTGGATTCCTCAGCAATCGCACTGGTGGTTTTTATAGAGCAATTCACGATGGCCTAGGAAAAACCCAAGTGCCTGATGAGGCCAGTGACAAAATCCCAGGTGCAAATAACCGCGAAATCACCGAAGATGCTGAAAGAATCTGTAGAATACTATCCACCAGCAACTCTAAATCCCCCATCGATAGATTTCTCGATGGTGCTTCAGTTGAGGTGTCGCCGGCACTTGTAGTCGAGGTCTTGAAAAAGCTCAGCAATGCCGGCGTTCTTGCGCTCTCGTTTTTCCGGTGGGCAGAGAAGCAAAAAGGGTTTAAGCATACTATGGAGAGCTACAATGCTTTGATTGAAGCTCTGGGTAAGATCAAACAGTTCAAGATGATATGGGAATTGGTGAATGACATGAAGAGTAAAGGGCTGTTGAGTAAGGAGACTTTTGCTTTGATTTCGCGAAGATATTCGAGGGCCAAAAAGGTTAAGGAAGCGATAGAGACGTTCGAAAAGATGGAGAAGTTTGGAATGAAAGTAGAAGGGTCGGATTTCAATAGACTGATTGATACTTTAAGCAAGTCGAGGCAGGTTGAGAAAGCACAGGAGGTGTTTGATAAAATGAAGCACACAAGGTTTAAACCCGATATCAAGTCGTACACTATTTTGTTAGAAGGATGGGGTCAAGAACAGAACTTTTTGAGGTTGAATGAAGTTTATAGAGAAATGAAGGACGAGGGGTTCGACCCGGATGTTGTGACTTGTGGTATTCTGATCAATGCGCATTGTAAAGCTAAGAAGTATGATGAAGCCATTGATTTGTTTCGTGAGATGGAAGCAAAGAATGTCAAGGCTACACCTCATATTTTCTGTATTTTGATTAATGGGTTGGGTTCTGAAAGGAGGTTGAGTGAAGCCCTTGAGTTTTTTGAACTAAACAAAGCAAGTGGTTTCGAGCCGGAGGCACCCACATATAATGCTCTTGTTGGGGCTTACTGCTGGTCAATGCGGATGCATGATGCGTTTAGGGTGGTGGAGGAGATGAGGAAATGTGGGATTGGTCCCAATCCTCGAACTTATGATATAATCTTACATCACTTGGTAAAGGCTCGAAGAACAGAACAAGCTTACTCCGTTTTCCAGCAAATCAGTAGGGAGCCTAGCTGTGAGCCAACAGTAAGTACGTATGAAATCCTAGTGAGGATGTTTTGTAACGAGGATCAAGTGGATATGGCATTACGGGTTTGGGATCAGATGAAGACTAAAGGCGTCCTGCCAGGAATGCACATGTTCTCCACATTGATCAACAGCTTGTGCCATGAGAATAAGTTAGATGACGCTTGCAAGTACTTTCAAGAGATGTTGGACGTGGGCATTCGACCTCCAGCGCAGATGTTTAGTAATTTGAAACAAGCCCTTCTCGATGAGGGGAGAAAGGATGATGTAATAAGTTTTGGTCTGAAGATTGACAGACTGAGAAAAAGTCCATTAGTTGGTTTGCGCTAA
- the LOC117616736 gene encoding putative fasciclin-like arabinogalactan protein 20, whose translation MAAAKVLLSLIVLSVLSLSSALPTQTLVHAAEILSDFGYTSMALTLDLASQTLLLSQSPSLTIFAPTDAAFSHSGQPPLNLLQFHIIPLYFSLRSLKSLPFGAKISTLLSDHSLSVTTLANDPRVSLNNVPITVSPIFDDGSLIIFGIDRFLDPHFRILGPLRSYTPKNLGCLAPKNPNEAMGVRDPFSEASNALRSKGCSVMASFLEMQFHGFFFKYQTMMTVFAPFDQVLMNRVGNLSEQSSIFHRHVVPCRLLWSDLVSFNDGTVLRTNLMGFTINITRSQDVLMLNGVSVIFPEVYHNGWLAVHGISEVLEVPHRTEQTEQVTVAPSEFGNSYPEEGSALSHSHFFVVRPT comes from the coding sequence ATGGCGGCAGCCAAagtccttctctctctcattgtcctctcagttctctctctctcctccgccCTCCCCACCCAAACCCTCGTCCACGCCGCCGAAATCCTCTCAGATTTCGGCTACACCTCCATGGCTCTGACCCTCGACCTCGCCTCTCAAACCCTCCTCCTCTCCCAGTCTCCTTCTCTCACCATCTTCGCCCCCACCGACGCCGCATTCTCTCACTCCGGTCAGCCACCGCTGAACCTCCTGCAATTCCACATCATCCCCCTTTATTTCTCTCTCCGATCCCTCAAGTCCCTGCCTTTCGGCGCCAAGATCTCAACTTTACTCTCTGACCACTCTCTCTCCGTCACCACTTTGGCCAACGACCCCAGAGTCTCACTCAACAACGTCCCCATCACTGTTTCCCCAATTTTCGATGATGGGTCGTTGATAATTTTCGGAATTGACAGGTTCTTGGACCCGCATTTCCGGATTTTGGGTCCTCTTCGGAGCTACACCCCCAAGAATCTTGGATGCTTGGCCCCGAAGAACCCGAACGAGGCGATGGGGGTAAGGGATCCGTTTAGTGAAGCTTCTAATGCGCTGAGGTCGAAAGGGTGCTCTGTTATGGCTTCGTTTCTCGAAATGCAATTTCATGGGTTTTTCTTCAAGTACCAGACCATGATGACTGTATTTGCTCCATTTGACCAAGTCTTGATGAACCGAGTTGGGAACTTGAGTGAGCAATCCTCCATCTTTCATCGCCATGTGGTGCCCTGCAGGCTTTTGTGGAGCGATTTGGTGAGTTTCAATGATGGGACGGTGTTGAGGACTAATCTGATGGGGTTTACAATCAATATCACTCGATCCCAAGACGTGTTGATGCTCAATGGTGTATCAGTCATTTTTCCGGAAGTGTATCACAATGGCTGGCTTGCGGTTCACGGAATCAGTGAGGTTCTTGAGGTGCCACATAGAACAGAGCAAACAGAGCAAGTGACTGTGGCTCCGTCTGAATTTGGCAACAGCTACCCTGAGGAAGGGAGTGCCCTTAGTCACAGCCACTTTTTTGTTGTAAGGCCTACATAA
- the LOC117616737 gene encoding heavy metal-associated isoprenylated plant protein 20 encodes MGALDALSDYFTISKPRRKRKPMQTVEIKVKMDCDGCERKVKNAVSNMKGAKQVEVNRKQSRVTVTGYVEPNKVLKKVKRTGKKAELWPYVPYNLVAYPYATGAYDKKAPSGYVRNVAQALPSPGAPDDKYTTMFSDENPNACSIM; translated from the exons ATGGGTGCTCTGGACGCTCTTTCAGACTATTTCACAATCTCCAAACCAAGAAGGAAACGAAAGCCAATGCAG ACAGTTGAAATCAAGGTGAAAATGGACTGTGATGGCTGTGAAAGGAAAGTTAAAAATGCTGTCTCTAACATGAAAG GTGCTAAACAAGTTGAGGTTAACAGAAAGCAGAGCCGGGTGACGGTGACGGGGTATGTGGAACCGAACAAGGTGTTAAAGAAAGTGAAGAGAACAGGAAAGAAAGCGGAACTTTGGCCCTATGTCCCTTACAACTTGGTGGCTTATCCTTATGCGACCGGAGCTTATGACAAGAAGGCTCCCTCTGGTTATGTGAGGAACGTGGCTCAGGCACTTCCTAGCCCAGGTGCACCAGACGACAAGTACACCACTATGTTTAGCGATGAAAACCCAAATGCTTGTTCCATCATGTGA